In Nicotiana tabacum cultivar K326 chromosome 11, ASM71507v2, whole genome shotgun sequence, a single window of DNA contains:
- the LOC107815759 gene encoding chlorophyll a-b binding protein 6A, chloroplastic, translating to MASKALMSCGIAAVCPSVLSSSKSKFAAAVPFSAGATNATSRFTMSAEWMPGQPRPSYLDGSAPGDFGFDPLGLGEVPSNLERYKESELIHCRWAMLAVPGILVPEALGLGNWVKAQEWAAIPGGQATYLGQPVPWGTLPTILAIEFLAIAFVEHQRSMEKDPEKKKYPGGAFDPLGYSKDPKKFEELKVKEIKNGRLALLAFVGFCVQQSAYPGTGPLENLATHLADPWHNNIGDVIIPRGILP from the exons atGGCTTCTAAAGCATTGATGAGCTGCGGAATAGCAGCTGTTTGCCCCTCTGTCCTCTCTTCTTCCAAGTCTAAATTCGCTGCCGCCGTGCCGTTTTCTGCCGGAGCCACCAATGCTACATCTAGGTTCACCATGTCCGCCGAGTGGATGCCCGGCCAACCCCGCCCTTCCTACCTCGACGGTTCAGCCCCCGG AGACTTTGGATTTGATCCACTTGGTCTAGGAGAAGTACCATCAAACTTGGAGAGATACAAAGAATCTGAACTCATTCACTGCAGATGGGCTATGCTTGCTGTT CCAGGAATCCTAGTTCCAGAGGCATTGGGCTTAGGCAATTGGGTCAAGGCCCAAGAATGGGCTGCCATTCCAGGAGGACAAGCTACATATTTGGGCCAGCCCGTTCCATGGGGCACTCTTCCTACAATTTTAGCCATTGAATTCTTAGCCATTGCTTTTGTAGAGCACCAAAGAAGTATGGAAAAGGACCCTGAGAAGAAGAAATACCCTGGTGGGGCTTTTGACCCATTGGGCTACTCTAAAGACCCTAAAAAGTTTGAGGAACTCAAAGTCAAGGAAATCAAAAATG GTCGGCTTGCGTTGTTAGCATTCGTGGGATTTTGTGTACAACAATCAGCATACCCAGGAACAGGACCATTGGAAAATTTGGCAACTCACTTAGCCGATCCATGGCACAACAACATTGGGGATGTTATTATCCCTAGAGGCATTTTACCTTGA